GTAGTTATTGGAAATAAATATAAAATTATTTCTACTTCCGCAGCAGCAGGCGGTGCTTTTGAAGGTGGGAATATTTCCTTTGGAGTTGGAGCAATAGAAGGGGCAGTGAAAAAAATAGAAATAATTGATGGAAGAGTTTTTTATTCTACAATAGGAAATAAATATCCAATTGGTATATGTGGTTCTGGTTTTATTGATTTACTTGCAGAACTTTTAAAATATAATATTTTAAGTAAAAATGCAAAATTAAAACAGGACTTTTACATAACAGGAGAAATAAAAATTACACAGGCAGATATGTACCAACTTATAACTTCAAAATCAGCAATAAAAACAGCACAGGATATACTTATGAAATGTTATCCAGTTGAAAAAGAAAATTTAGGGAAAATTTACATTTCTGGCGGATTTGGGAATTTTATAAATGTAAAAAATGCAATGAAAATAGGACTTATTCCAGAAATTGAAGAAGAAAAAGTCATTAAAATTGGAAATGGTTCTCTTGAAGGGGCAAGAGAAATTTTGTTATGTGAGGAAAGAAAAAAAACTGCTGAAGAAATTGCAAGAAGCGTAGTTCATATAAAAACAAATGAAGTAGAAAAGAATTTTGATTATATACTGGCAGAAAACATGTATTTTTAACAAAGAGAGGTTATGAACTCAAGAGAAAGGATATTAAATGTTTTTGAAGGTAGAAAAGTTGACAGAATCCCTATTTCTTTATATGAATTTGATGGTAATTATGATAGTTGGATTTATAATTATCCTGAATATGTTGAGATTCTGAATTATGCAAAAGGGAAAACAGATAAGATGTATTTCTGGTTTCCAATAATAAATAGTCCATCTATTTTTTATGGACAAATAGACCTAAATGATATAAAAACAGAAGAATGGGAAGAAAATGACCAATTTCATACAAAAACAACAATAAGAACACCTCTTGGGGAAGTTTATACTCACTCAAGACAGGATAAAGGGATTCATACATCCTGGACAATTGAGAATTTATGTAAGAATATAAATGATGCTAAAAAAATTCTTTCTCTTCCATACATCCCTATGAAAGTTGATGTTTCATCTTTTTTTGAAAAAGACAAAAAATTAGGAGAAGAAGGAATTTTAATGGGTGATATTCCTGATGCTTTATGTTTGGTGGTTAGCCTTTTTGGTTTTAGTAGATTTTTAATGTTTTATATTGACAACCCGGATATTATTTTTAAACTCATAAATTTTTTTCAGGAAAGAATTTATAATTACTTAAAAGAACTTTTAGAAAATGGAGCAATAACAGTATATAGAATATGTGGTCCAGAATATGCTACTCCTCCTTATTTAAGCCCAAATGAATTTGATAAACTTGTAACTCCTTATGATAAGCAATTGTTCCAACTTCTTCACAAATATGGAGCAAAAGGGAGATTACATTCACACGGGAAAATAAAAAATGTTTTAAAGGCATTTTTAGAGATAGAAATAGATGCTACTGACCCTATTGAACCACTGCCAGATGGAGATATAACATTAAAAGAAGCAAGAAAAATTCTTGGAGAAAAAATTGTTTTGATAGGAAATATAGAAGAAAGATTATTGGAAATTGGAAGTAAAAAAGATATTGAAGATGCAGTTAAAAAAGCAATTAATGAAGTTGGAAATACACCATTTATTTTATGTCCAACAGCAATGCCATTAACAACTCCACTTGATAAAAAAATAAAAGAAAACATTATTCATTATATTGACTGCGGAGGGAAATATGGGAAATTATAAAATTGAAAAAATTTTATTGAGTGAAACTTTTTTGTTATCATTCAATCAAAATATAAAAGGAGGGAGAAAATGATTGAGAATATAAAGTGGTTAGGGCATTCATCTGTTTTAATAGAGAAAGAAGGTAAATATATTTATGTTGACCCATGGAAAATAAAAAAAGATGAACCAAAAGGTGATTTAGTTTTAATAACACATCCACATTATGACCATTGTAGTCCAGAAGATATAGATAAAATAAGGAAAGACCAAACAATTATTATAGGACCATCTGATGCAGTTGAAACAATAAATGGAAATACAAGAAAGATAAAACCGTATGAGGAAATTGAACTGCCTTATGTAAAAATAAAAGGTGTTCCTGCATATAATATAAATAAAAACTTCCATCCAAAAAGCAATAATTGGGTTGGATATATAATAAAATTTCCTGATAGTTCAATTTATATTACAGGTGATACTGACTTTATACCTGAAATGAAAGGAGTTAAGGTTGATATTGTCCTTTTGCCAATTGGGGGAACATATACAATGGATGCAGAACAGGCAGCAGAAGCAATCAACAATATGAATGTAAAAGTTGCAATACCAATTCATTATGGGAATATTGTAGGTAGTAAAAAAGATGCTGAAAAATTAACTTCTCTTGTAAAAAATGCAGAAGTAAAAATTCTTTAAAAGGAAACCTCTTTTCCACTTTCAGCACTTATATAAATTCCTTCAAGCATTTTTATTACCTCTAAGGATTGCTCTAATTTTACAGGTACCTCTTTATTTTCCTTTACACATTCAAAAAACTCCTTTATTTCCTGATGATGTGGTGGCTGAATATCTGACATCACATTATCAAATAATGGTTTTATATCCTGTAAAATACCATTTTTTTCTGTTGCAATTTTTCCATCAGGCCATAAAAATCCACTTTCTGTTCCAAATAAAGTTGTAGAAAAATCCTCCAATTTTTCCATATTTGCAAGAAAACTACATGTTAAGACCAAACTTCTTCCATCATCAAACCTTATAAATCCAGAAGCAAAGTCCTCTACATTATATGTCTCTCTATCCCACTCACCCCATAATCCTCTTATATCTTTTCTCTTTGCAAGTTTTGTATATGTAATTCCTTTTACTGAATGGACTTTTGGGCATCCGATAAACCAGTAAGTCAAATCAAGAATATGAACTCCGATATCAAACATAGGACCGCCGCCTGAAAGTTCTTTTTTAATAAATGTATCTCGGGCTGGTATTCCTCTTCTTCTTAATGCATTGGCAAAAGCAAAATAAATTTCTCCAAAAAAGCCATCATCAATTAGTTTTTTTGTCAAAACACTTTCTTTTCTAAATCTTTGATGTTGTGCTGCCATAAGTTTTTTATTTGATTTTTTTGCCTGTTCTATCATACCTTCCACTTCTTTTACACTTGTAGCAAGAGGTTTTTCACATATTACATGTTTTCCTGCTTTCAATGAATCAATTACTGCTGGATAATGCAGTTTATTTGGAGTACATACATCAACAATATCAATTTCCTGAATCTCAAGCAGTTTTTTATAATTATCAAAAATATATTTTATTCCTTCTTTTTCTGCTTGTTTTCTTGCTTTTTCTGAAACATCTGCTATCCCAATTACTTCAACATCTGATAACTTTTTCCAGCCAGGAAAATGAGTTGAACTTGCAATACCACCAAAACCAATAAATCCAACACAATACTTCCCATTTTTCATTTTTTCTCCTTTCCTTTAAGAGTCAAAACCAATTCTTACATCAACTGCAATTACTTCTTTTTCCTTAACAATTAAGGGATTTATATCCATTTCTTTTATTTCTGGAAAATCACTAACCAATTGTGATACCCTTAAAAGTGTTTCTTTGATTTTTTCTTTATCAACTGGTGGAATATTTCTGAAACCATTAAATAATTTACTTGCCTTTATATCATCAATCATATCAGAAACTTCATTTTCCATAAGCGGCACAAGAGAAAAAGAAACATCTTTAAAAAGTTCAACATAAATTCCACCAAGCCCAAACATTATTAAATGCCCAAATTGAGCATCTTTATTAACTCCAACTATTGTTTCAATTCCACCTTCTATATATTGTTGTATCTGTATTCCTTCAATTTTAGCATCTTTTTTATATTCTTTCACTGACCTTATTATGTCATTAAATGCTTTCTCAAACTCAGATTCTGTTTTTATCCCTACTTTTACTCCTCCAACTTCTGTTTTATGAATTATATCAGGAGAAACAAGTTTCATAACTACTGGGTATCCCATTTTTTTAAAGATATTTTTCCCGTCTTCTAAATTTTTAGCAATAAGAGAATTGATTGTATTTATACCATAGAGAGAAAGAATTTCTCGTCCTTCAATATCTCCTACAACTTTTATTTTTGCCTTTTTGAAATTATCCAATTTTTCTTTTACCTTTTCTTTATTTACTTTGTAAGTTATAATTTTTTCTTCTTTCTTTTCCAAATATTTTCTGTAATTTACCATCCCTTTAAGAGAAGATACAGCCCTTTCAGGAAAAGGATAATTTGGAATTTTTCCCTCACTTAATCTTATAATTCCTGGCTCTATTCTTTTTCCTCCCATAAAACATCCTACAACTGTCTTGTTAAAACCTTTTGAGACATCAATAATTTTATCTGCTGTTTCTTTTGGTTCAGTTACAACCTGTGGAGTGAGGATACATATAACTGCCTCTACATTTTTATCAGATATAACAACATTAAGTGCTTTTCCATAATTTTCTGCCATTACATCACCTAAACAGTCAACTGGATTATTTATATTAGAAGATGGGGGTAGAAATTCCTTTAACTTTTCTTTTGTTGTATCTGAAATTTGTGCAAGTTTAAGTCCATTTTTTTCTATTGCATCAACAGCCATTACAGAAGGACCTCCTGCATTAGTTACAACTGCAATTCTATCCCCCTTTATAAGTGGTTGATATGAAAAAGCAATTGCGTAATCAAAAAGTTCTTCAACTGAATATGCTCTTATAACACCACTTTTTTTGAAAGATGCTTCAAAAGCAATATCAGAGCCAGCAATACTTCCTGTATGAGAACTAACTGCTTTACTTCCCATTTCAGTTATTCCGGATTTAACAATTATAATTGGTTTCTTTTTTGAGACATCTCTTGCAACTTCAATAAATTTTCTGCCTTCTTCTATCCCTTCTAAATAAAGTAAAATAACATTTGTGTCGGGGTCATCAGATAGCTCTTCAATAAGGTCAATTTCTGAAATGTCTGCTTTATTCCCGAAACTTACAAATTTAGAAAGTCCAATATTTTCTTTTATTGCCCAGTCAAGAACTGCTGTTCCAAGAGCGCCTGATTGAGTTATAAAGGCGATTTTCCCCTTTTGTGGCATATCAAAAGCGAAAGAAGCATTAAGATCATTTGTAGTATCTATAATGCCTAAACAATTTGGTCCAATAAGGCGCATATTGTATTTTTTAATAATTTTTTCTAATTCTTCCTCTCTTTTTCTCCCCTCTTCTCCTGCTTCTTTAAAACCAGCACTAATTACAATTAATCCCTTAACGCCTTTTTCTCCACATTCTTTTGCTACATCACAGACGAATTTTGCAGGAACAACAATTACTACAAGTTCAACTTTTTCTTTTATTTCAGAAATGCTTTTATAACATTCCAGTCCAAGAATTTTACCTGATTTTGGATTTACAGGAAAAATTTTACCTCTGTACCCCCCATCAATTATATTTTTTAATATTTTATAACCAAGTTTTTCTGGATTTGTTGAAACACCAACCAGAGCAATACTTTCGGGCATAAAAAATTGTTTTAACATAATAACCCCCATTATTAAGCATTACTTAATTTTTTTTGTTATACTTAATTTTATTTATTTTAGAAATTATATCTTTTTAATAGAGGAAAGTCAAATTTTCGAATTGAGACATAATAAATCTACTCCAAAAGGTATGTTAGACAAGACAAAAAAGAATCTACTGGAAAAATAGGATTTAAATAGCACCTTCGGATAAAATAAGAAAAAACCGGAGGTGCAAATGAAAAAGGAATTAAAAATGGGAATAAGGAAGAAAATAAGTAAAAAAATAGCATAGAGGTATCAGAGAGGGAGGAAGAAAAAGAAAGAGAAATGGAAATAGAAAAAGAAGAGAAAAATAAACAATGTGTTGGAGTAGATTTTTATTTGACACAACAGTCTCTGTTCAAATCGCTATTTAAAATTGCTGATGAATATGATTTTGGATTAAAATAACCTTTTACACCTGGAAATGAAGTAATTTCCCACTTTTTAATTTTTCTATTACGAACTATCAGGAAATATACTTTATTTCCTTCAATACCTACTTCTTTTTTAGGTATTCTGAAATTAATTACCCATCTATCTGGAAATTTCTTTGTTTCTGTTTGATAATTACCTTGCCATGACCAATTCCATCTATTAGTTAATAAATCACATTCAGAAGCACATTTAAAATTATCTGGATTTATAAGAAAATGATAACAGGTTTTTGCATCCTGTGAAGAAGCAATAAAAATTTCTATACAATCGCTTCCATATACTGCTCCTACATCATTTCCTTTGTGAATTGTCAAATTTTCCATTTCTTCTTCTTGGCATTCAATTATAAATACAATTTCTTTATTGTCTGAATATACTTTTACAAGTGTCTGGTTTTTTTCTGGTGGAATAAGTGTTATTTTATCAACTAAAACTAATGTTGAAGGATCTTTTTGGAGAGGAGTTTCAATGTTCATCTGAGAAAGAGGGAAACTTTTTATTTCACTTTGTGAGTGATATTTTTCTCTTTCTTCAAAAATATGTATCCAGTAATCAAAAAGTTCTTTTTCTTTGTTAACTCGTTGATAATATTCTGGGAAATTCTTACTTTCCTTTAATGCATTTTCTATATTACCAAGGCATTCTTTTTGGATTTCCTTTGTGAACATCTTCTTAAAATCATCTGTTTTCTTTGTAAAACATCCATCCATTTCTTTTAGTCCTTTTTCTAAACAGTCCAGATAACGACGCATTGAAGAATCAGCAGGACCAAAATTTTTCTGACAATAATCATTTAAAGTATTATCTAAATTAGTATTAATATTCCAGAGATACATCGCTGTTACATAAATAGGAAGATGAAATGTTTCCCATGCTTTACTTTCAACTCCTGGTACTTCACTTAAAAAACCATCCAATCCCAATTGATGGTAATATTTTATATCCTGGGCAACTACCTGCCAGATAGGAGCAGGTAAAAAATCCCAGTTATAAGTATAATAGTCATAAATATATATGTGTTTAATTTTCCTTCTTAATTGTTTTATCCGCTCAAAAATTGGCTTGTTTATAGGACAATTAGGGTCTCCAATAGAGTGTTTATAACATCTCCAAATAGTGCAAGAAACGATAAGATTATCAGGTAAAACATCTTTTACTTGATAAAAGTCAGAAAAGTTACTATAAGAATAATGTCCAACTAAAACATCAGGATATACTTCTTTTACCTTATTTGCAATATCATTAATAAAATCAGCAACTCTTCCATTTACAGAACCCTTTTTTCTATCTTCCTGTGTATCTAAATTTTTACAGTTTTCACATTCACACCAGCCATAACCATCATTAGGAGGAATACCAACGATAGAGATATCCGGATGTTCTTTAATATATTTTAAAATATTCTGGATAAACTCTGTCCTCATCTGCTGATTAGAAAGACATAATTGTCCTCCTTCTGACTGTTTTACTCTTTTTCCTCCTATTAAAGCAAAATATTCTGGATGTTGTTCAAAATATCTATTATCTGGTATCCAGAAACTATAACTATGAACGGTCGTATCTGGTTTTAAACCCCATTTTGGTAATTCTTCTTTAAGAATATCTACTTCGTTATGATGAGTAAGTTTACTATTCATTTTTAAATGAAACATCCATTCTGCTACTTTTTCATCATAATGATGCTTACCGGCACAAATATGTAGACATCTATAAGGAAAAGAAGGTGAGAATGTTTGATTTGTTTCATCTAATTTTATTGGTAAGATAATTTCTTCCAAAGCAGGAGAGTCAGGACGAAAATATCTCACTCCAAATAATTCTAAAAGATAAATTATTCCACATCTAATTCCTTCCTCATCACATCCTGAAATTTTTATTTCTCTTTTGGAAGGAGAGATATTCAGACAAAAAGAACCTTCTTGAACTATTCCTTTTTCTGGATAAGAAAGAATAATATTTAAATCTTCAGGTGAGAGACTGTTAACTTCTTCAAGTCCACATTTTTTAAAAAATGTTTTTAATTCTAATATAGCAGTTTCTGTCTGTATTATTCCATTACCAGAAGGAAAAAAAATATTTATTTTATATTTATCATTTTTACCTATTTTCATTTGTTCTTTGACACTACCTAAAAAAAAACAGGGTCATAAACTTTTATTAATGAAATATCATCAAACCAGATACATTCATCTTGTTTCTGAACAGGAGCACCAAAAAGCAAAACACAGGAAGTAATATCTTCAGGAGCAATAAAAAAGAATTCAACCTTTTGCCATTTACTTTCTCTTTCTTTAGGATAGGAGATTGAAATTCTTGGTGCTTTTCCTTTTCCCTGGTCCGCCCATCCATTTTTATCCATCCACCTTATTGTCATTGAACCCCCTTTATCAGGGGGGTCCTGTTTAACCCAGAAACTTAATAAATATCCTGCTTTTGGAGTAACTTTAATACCTGCCTGAAAACATCCTGATATCTGGTTTTCTCTAATTGAAATTGAATATTTCCCCGTATGTGCTTGTGTTGGGTCCCAATAAAATCTTGTGACTGATTGTTGAAAATTCCATGTTGTCCACCCTTTTAATCTTTTATCTAATTTCTTCCAATCAAATTTCTCTAATTCTTCTTCAGAAAAAACTTCTTCTTGCTTTGTTTCCTCTCCTGGCTCAAAACTTCCATTGAGAACTAAATTCTGTTTACTCTCAGGAGATTGCTTGATAAATATCTGTGAAAGTGCAATACTTTTTATTTCATTATCTTTATTTTCCTCTGCTACTTTTTTCCAAAATGATTGTATATCTTCCTGGCTATTTCCTTTTTTCTCAAAATACTCCGTTATTTTTGTAAATATTTTATATGTTTCATTTTCAAAATATGGTTTTATAATTAAAGTTTGTTGACTTTTAAAACTTTCAAGGTTTGTATTTACAAAAATATTTTTTTCTTCCTCAGTGGTCATTTGATAGTTCTCTATTGATTCAATTGCTTTAAACCCCATTTTTGCTTTATTTATAATATCTTCTATTTTTTCATCTTTTTTAATCTCTTCTATATTCTGCATATCTTTCATTGTAAGATAACTCTCCAAATAAAATTCACTTAACCTCCATATTTTTTCAAATAAATCTATCCTTTTTTTTACTATTTCATCTTTTAATAATTCTTTTGCTTTGTTAAGTTTATTATTAAGATATTCAAGGTCATCCCAGATATATTCATCAAGTTGTTTCAAACTTTGCCAATCAGCTATTGGATGTAATGGGTCTTTTTTTCTACCATAAATTTCTTCAATTCTGTCAAAAAATTCTCTCATCGGTTTATTTGCTTCTCCATAAAAATTTAAAAAATAATCATCTAAAAGTTTATCAATATCAGCATCTATATCCCATGCAAGTTCATTTAAAACATACTGACGAGGTCCATCATATAACCAAACTTGCGTAAATGTCTCAAACCATCCACCTTTTAAATTTACACTTTTATATGCTTCTTTCCATGCTTTTCCCATTATATGGGGATAATGACGAGGAACTATATAGCCACCCCCATAAAGATAATCGTATATCCCGATGTTTTTTGCTCCTGCATTGCTCCATCCCTCTAATAATTTCATATTTTCTCTTAATCCACTCGCTACTTCTACATAAATATTCGGTTCTAATTTTATATTTTCAGGAACTGGAGAGGCGCCTCCATAAGCAATAAAACTTACCAATTTATCTGGAAATTGTTTCTGCGCTAATTTTGCTATTTGATTGTAAAAAGGAATATATTGATTTTTAAATTTCCTTTTTAGTTCTAAACAATCTGGACATTGACAATCTCCTCCACCATCATTTACACCTACTGGAATACCGAGCATTTGTGGATTTTTTTCAAAGTATTCGTTAGACCATTCAATTGCAATTTCTGGTAAATCAGGATTACTAACACATGGCTGCCAGGTCCCACCTGAATTTTTTGGAGGGATAAATCTTTTCCCTTCTATCATTGGATAATATTCTGGATGACTTTCAGAATATTTTTCAGGTGAATAAATATGATAAAGATTATGAGATGCTAAAAATGTTGTTCTCCATGAACGAGAAAAATTCCCATTTCCTCCGTAAAAACCGGCATTTGTATATGTAATAAAAGATGGTTCTTCCTTAATATCTATTTTTAATGGTAAATTTATTATTTCTTTTTTAGAAATTATTTCTCCTAATTCCCCTGGCATAAAATACCTATATCCACAAAACCTCTTTAAAAAATCATAAATAGCATATGATGTCCCTCCCAAATACTTACCTGCAATTACCAAACTATCTGGATTGCTTATTATATAATATCCATATGGATGAAGTTTATCAAAATCAAGTCCTATTTCATTTACATAATTAGTTCTTCCAACATATATCTTGAAATTTTCTTTTATATCTTCTGCTTTTTCTGTTTCTAATATAACTTTAATATTCCCAGAAGTAATTTTATTTAGATAATTACATAAAGTCCTTGCAATAGATATACTTGAAGAATCTGATATAATTATAACTTCTTTCTTTTTACCTGCCACAGATATGATTTCTGTTTTCTGCCCTTTACTACTTTTTATTATTTCTTCTATAGGTGGCTCGTTTTTTAATATTGAAGAAACAATTTTTTTAACCATTAAAAGTAAACTACTGCTTTCCGGGTCATCTTTCCAATCTTGTTTGTAATATGACATAACTACTGGTGAAAAATATATAAAAGTCCCTTTTCCGTATTGATTGATAAAAACTTTCCCAATGCTCTCTGTTCCTATTATTACTCTCCCAGCTGTAATATCTGTCAAACCCGGCTCTGACCCAAACCAACTATACTCTTGTTTCGCAAAATGATTTACAATCGGATTCTCAGGAGAAATAATTTTAGCAGACACTTTCCCATATTGATAAGTTGTTGCTCCTATCCAATCTGCCCATGAAGAAAATTTTCTGTTGTCTGATGGAACCCAATTACCAATAGTTATTGTTGTTATTAAAATATGACCACCTTCTTTTAGATATTTTTTAACTACTTCATTATCTTCCTCTGTTAACGGTTTTGGTCTATCCTGACTTAATATAATAAATTTGTAATTCTTAAATTCTTTTACTGGAATATAACCATCTTCTTCTTTTAAAATATCTGACTTTACTTCACACTCTTTCTCCAAAAATTCTTTCCATGTTTTTGAACGCCAGCCACAAATACCTATTTCTGATTCAGCCATCAAAAAAGTCGGCAAAAATAAAAACACTAATAAGCCTAAAATAGTTTTTGCTCTTTTCATATATACCTTGTATGATGAAGTTAGATTTTTTAGAGGAGTTATTTATAGTAATTATACTTCTTGTGAACTCTATTACTTCACATACCATAATCACCTCCTAATTCTCTAACTTTATTATAAACCCTAAAAAAATTTTTTTCAAGAGACCGGCATTTCTCAAAAATAATTCTACTAAAATATCCTATACAAAAGCAGCACTTTTGTTTTAATTTTTTCTCCCTTTGTTATACACCTAAAAAAATGTATAATGTAAATTATGAATAATAAAAATAGTTTAGCGATTGTTAGAAGACGAGAAATTAAAGAAGTGTATATTTCCGAAGGATCTCTCGGGTGTAGACCCTACGGGCGAGCATGTGGAAATGTCACATTTTTATTTGGTAAAAAATGTCACATAATCATGTGGTAATATATCTTGTTGACAAAAAAAAATTTATGTGTTTTAATATTAAAAATAATATAGGGAGAATATGAAAGGGGGTGAAGACAATGGTGATAAAGAAAAAAGCCGCAAGTAAAAAAGGTTGTAGTAAAAAAACAACAAAGAAAACAACAGGTAAAAAAGTGGCTAAGAAGAAAAAATGAGAAGAAAAAAAAGAAAATTGAGATGGCGTTCTAAAAAAGCAAATCATAGAAAGAAACCAACAATGGGATAAAAAATAGGAATGGAAAGCAATTGAACTTAAATAAATAATGAACTAATTGATGTTTCTAAGTGGATTCTTTTAATTGCTTCTCCAAGTAAAGAAGACACACTTAAAATTTTAAATTTAGGTGGTAAAGATAAGTGTGGTATTGTGTTGGTTATTATAATTTCTTTTAAGTTTGAGTTATTTAATTTTTCTATTGTATCTTCTGAAAAAACCGCATGTGAAGCACATCCGTAAACCTCAATAGCACCACCTTTAATCAATATGTCTGCTGCTTCAATTATTGTATTACCTGTTGAAATCATATCATCTACAATAATTACTTTTTTACCTTTTACTTCTCCTATAACATGAGTTACCTCAACTTTATCAGGACTTTCTCTTCTTTTATCCACAATTGCCAATGAAGCATCTAATCTTTTTGCAAAAGCCCTTGCCATTTTTACTCCTCCAACATCGGGAGCAACAACAACCAACTTATCAAATACTTTTTCTTCTAAATAACTAATTACAATAGGAGCAGCAAAAAGATGGTCAACAGGTATATCAAAAAATCCCTGTATTTGTGGAGCATGTAAATCCATAGTAAGAATTCTATTAGCACCTGCCGATACAATAAGATTTGCAATAAGTTTTGCTGTTATGGGAACTCTCGGTTGGTCTTTCCTATCCTGTCTTGCATATCCAAAATATGGTAAAACAGCAGTAATTCTTTTAGAAGATGCTCTTCTTAAAGCATCAAGAATAATAAGCAGTTCCATAAGATTTTCATTTACAGGTGGACAGGTTGATTGGATTACAAAAACATCTTTTCCTCTTACATTTTCCTCAATTTTTACACAAATTTCTCCATCTTTAAATCTATAAATGTTAATTTTCCCTATTTCTTTATTCAGATATTTACATATATTTTCGGCTAAATTTTTATTTGAATTTCCTGAAAAAATTAAACAACTGTCCATTTTTCACTCCTTTTTAAAAGTTTTTCTGCTTTTTGGAGTTCCTCTATTGTATTTATACCCATCACTTCCTCAGGTGTATATATTGTAA
This genomic stretch from bacterium harbors:
- a CDS encoding DUF4838 domain-containing protein, with translation MAESEIGICGWRSKTWKEFLEKECEVKSDILKEEDGYIPVKEFKNYKFIILSQDRPKPLTEEDNEVVKKYLKEGGHILITTITIGNWVPSDNRKFSSWADWIGATTYQYGKVSAKIISPENPIVNHFAKQEYSWFGSEPGLTDITAGRVIIGTESIGKVFINQYGKGTFIYFSPVVMSYYKQDWKDDPESSSLLLMVKKIVSSILKNEPPIEEIIKSSKGQKTEIISVAGKKKEVIIISDSSSISIARTLCNYLNKITSGNIKVILETEKAEDIKENFKIYVGRTNYVNEIGLDFDKLHPYGYYIISNPDSLVIAGKYLGGTSYAIYDFLKRFCGYRYFMPGELGEIISKKEIINLPLKIDIKEEPSFITYTNAGFYGGNGNFSRSWRTTFLASHNLYHIYSPEKYSESHPEYYPMIEGKRFIPPKNSGGTWQPCVSNPDLPEIAIEWSNEYFEKNPQMLGIPVGVNDGGGDCQCPDCLELKRKFKNQYIPFYNQIAKLAQKQFPDKLVSFIAYGGASPVPENIKLEPNIYVEVASGLRENMKLLEGWSNAGAKNIGIYDYLYGGGYIVPRHYPHIMGKAWKEAYKSVNLKGGWFETFTQVWLYDGPRQYVLNELAWDIDADIDKLLDDYFLNFYGEANKPMREFFDRIEEIYGRKKDPLHPIADWQSLKQLDEYIWDDLEYLNNKLNKAKELLKDEIVKKRIDLFEKIWRLSEFYLESYLTMKDMQNIEEIKKDEKIEDIINKAKMGFKAIESIENYQMTTEEEKNIFVNTNLESFKSQQTLIIKPYFENETYKIFTKITEYFEKKGNSQEDIQSFWKKVAEENKDNEIKSIALSQIFIKQSPESKQNLVLNGSFEPGEETKQEEVFSEEELEKFDWKKLDKRLKGWTTWNFQQSVTRFYWDPTQAHTGKYSISIRENQISGCFQAGIKVTPKAGYLLSFWVKQDPPDKGGSMTIRWMDKNGWADQGKGKAPRISISYPKERESKWQKVEFFFIAPEDITSCVLLFGAPVQKQDECIWFDDISLIKVYDPVFF
- a CDS encoding ribose-phosphate pyrophosphokinase, translating into MDSCLIFSGNSNKNLAENICKYLNKEIGKINIYRFKDGEICVKIEENVRGKDVFVIQSTCPPVNENLMELLIILDALRRASSKRITAVLPYFGYARQDRKDQPRVPITAKLIANLIVSAGANRILTMDLHAPQIQGFFDIPVDHLFAAPIVISYLEEKVFDKLVVVAPDVGGVKMARAFAKRLDASLAIVDKRRESPDKVEVTHVIGEVKGKKVIIVDDMISTGNTIIEAADILIKGGAIEVYGCASHAVFSEDTIEKLNNSNLKEIIITNTIPHLSLPPKFKILSVSSLLGEAIKRIHLETSISSLFI